The Apium graveolens cultivar Ventura chromosome 6, ASM990537v1, whole genome shotgun sequence genome contains a region encoding:
- the LOC141666503 gene encoding protein NRT1/ PTR FAMILY 1.1-like, producing the protein MESNSDDMEKMMKEPFLDSNQNSSKGGLRTLPFIIANESVERLASHGLTGNIILYLRNEYKMEMVTANNIINLWVAATNFLPVVGAFLSDSFVGRYPMIGLGSIFSLLGLIMLWSTTMIPHARPSTCIESISSCSSSTAIQVSYLCCSFVIMSIGSGGIRASSVAFGADQLKPSNSLKNSVPLESYFGWFYACTSISVVIAMTCIVYIQDHLGWQTGFGVPLTLTVVSVFSFFWASPLYVKVKSKANYLTGFVQVVAATYRNRNISLSSERTTLLYHHKKGSALLVPSDKLRFLNKACIIRFPRQYSNADEIQSDPWKVCTVDQVEELKALIKVIPLWSTGAILAVNVNQPSFPVIQARSMDRHLNSWFEIPAGSFSMFMALSFVLWIVIYDRIILPLASWILKKPVSLSPKQRMGMGIFVSIFPPVTMAIIEYFRREMVINEGLSADPNAVVKMSAMWVLLPNCLNGIAEAFNIVAQNEFFFSEFPKSMSCVALTLRGLGMSAGGLLATFIISSVDKFSTSCGNMSWVPSNINEGHYDYYYWVLAGISTVNFMYFLLCSWAYGPEAKEGEVNFTEVVD; encoded by the exons ATGGAAAGCAATTCAGATGATATGGAGAAGATGATGAAGGAGCCTTTCTTAGACTCCAACCAGAACTCATCAAAGGGTGGCCTTAGAACCTTGCCATTCATCATAG CAAATGAATCAGTTGAGAGACTAGCAAGTCATGGGCTGACAGGCAACATAATATTGTATCTGAGGAATGAGTACAAAATGGAGATGGTCACCGCaaataatattatcaatttatGGGTTGCGGCCACTAATTTCTTGCCTGTGGTTGGAGCTTTTCTTTCTGATTCTTTTGTGGGTCGGTATCCCATGATCGGACTCGGATCCATCTTCAGCTTGTTG GGGCTTATAATGTTGTGGTCAACAACAATGATTCCACATGCAAGGCCTTCTACCTGTATCGAGTCTATTAGCAGCTGCAGCTCCTCTACAGCTATCCAAGTTTCTTACTTGTGTTGTTCTTTTGTTATTATGTCTATTGGTTCTGGAGGAATCAGAGCATCTTCCGTAGCCTTTGGCGCAGATCAACTGAAACCGAGTAACAGCTTGAAAAACTCAGTTCCTCTTGAGAGCTACTTTGGATGGTTTTATGCATGTACCAGCATTTCAGTTGTAATTGCCATGACTTGTATTGTATATATACAAGATCACTTGGGTTGGCAAACCGGTTTTGGGGTTCCTctaactctcacggttgtatcAGTTTTTTCATTCTTCTGGGCTTCTCCTTTATACGTCAAGGTAAAATCTAAAGCAAACTACCTGACCGGCTTTGTTCAAGTAGTTGCTGCAACCTATAGAAACCGAAACATCTCTTTATCATCAGAACGCACAACCTTGTTGTACCATCACAAGAAGGGATCTGCACTTCTTGTCCCAAGTGATAAACTAAG GTTTTTAAATAAGGCTTGCATAATCAGATTTCCTCGGCAGTACTCGAATGCTGATGAAATTCAATCAGACCCGTGGAAAGTTTGTACAGTAGACCAAGTGGAGGAATTAAAAGCATTAATAAAAGTGATCCCGTTGTGGTCTACAGGAGCTATACTCGCTGTAAATGTGAATCAACCCTCATTTCCAGTAATCCAAGCAAGGTCCATGGATCGACACTTGAATTCATGGTTTGAAATCCCAGCAGGATCTTTTAGCATGTTTATGGCACTAAGTTTTGTACTATGGATTGTTATTTATGACAGAATAATTCTTCCCCTAGCATCATGGATTTTGAAAAAGCCTGTCAGTTTAAGCCCAAAACAACGAATGGGAATGGGAATATTCGTGTCAATATTCCCCCCAGTAACAATGGCAATCATAGAATATTTTCGGAGAGAGATGGTTATAAATGAAGGATTATCAGCTGACCCAAATGCTGTAGTGAAAATGTCAGCAATGTGGGTATTACTGCCCAACTGCTTGAATGGCATTGCAGAGGCTTTTAATATAGTTGCGCAAAATGAATTTTTCTTTTCGGAGTTTCCTAAGAGCATGTCCTGCGTAGCATTGACACTGCGAGGACTTGGTATGTCAGCTGGAGGCTTGTTAGCAACTTTCATAATTTCCTCTGTTGATAAATTTTCAACAAGTTGTGGTAATATGAGTTGGGTGCCCAGCAATATCAACGAAGGTCATTACGATTACTATTACTGGGTGCTCGCTGGTATAAGCACAGTTAACTTTATGTATTTTCTTCTGTGTAGTTGGGCTTATGGTCCGGAAGCTAAAGAAGGTGAGGTTAATTTCACCGAAGTTGTTGATTAA
- the LOC141666502 gene encoding protein NRT1/ PTR FAMILY 1.2-like, with protein MERGEAMDGELEEQKGLLQSSTSYKKKKGGLKTMPFIIVNESFERLASTGLMPNMIFYLMNDYHMAAATGSILLQSFSAICNALALFGAFVADSYLGRFRVIAIGSISSLLGMIVLWLTAMFPQVKPTPCEQYSSNCEPATAMQLAILFSSFGLIAIGAGCVRPCSMAFGADQLDDKANPNNERTIASFFNWYYASTGIATVLALVGIVYIQEQLGWQVGFAVPAILMVFSVLMFVLGSSLYVRIKSGNSLFTGFFQILMASFKNRRITLSPTNEDICYHQNPDKTFPGPSENLRFLNKACVIRDPSRDLKPDGSASDPWSLCTVEQVESFKVLLRIVPMWLSGIMLLVSIDQNFSTLQAKSMNRRILFNIEFPAGSFSVVLVVTITIWVAFYDRVVVPFLAKYAGMPRGISPKIRMGIGLVLSFIALGQAGIVENVRRGRAIEEGLDVNPGGVLDMSAMWLFPQFILLGLAEAFNAIGQIEFFYSQLPKSMSSIAVALYTFGMALASLLSAFLIKIVDSVTSRGGNVSWLATNINQGHYDYFYWLIATLNFLNLFYYLYCCWSFGSFESRKNTEGVEEEEESYHRRH; from the exons ATGGAGAGAGGGGAAGCCATGGATGGAGAACTGGAAGAGCAAAAGGGTCTACTTCAATCTTCAACTTCTTACAAGAAGAAGAAGGGTGGTCTTAAAACCATGCCTTTTATCATTG TGAATGAGTCATTTGAGAGATTGGCAAGCACGGGGCTGATGCCAAACATGATATTTTACTTGATGAATGATTATCACATGGCTGCTGCTACTGGTTCTATTTTACTTCAATCTTTCTCAGCTATTTGTAATGCTTTAGCCCTTTTTGGAGCTTTTGTGGCAGATTCTTATCTTGGTCGATTTCGGGTTATTGCTATTGGATCTATATCTAGCTTGCTT GGTATGATAGTTCTCTGGTTGACTGCTATGTTTCCGCAAGTCAAACCAACACCCTGTGAGCAGTACAGCAGCAACTGTGAACCTGCAACGGCAATGCAGCTTGCTATATTGTTCAGTTCATTTGGACTGATTGCTATTGGAGCTGGATGTGTTAGACCTTGCTCAATGGCTTTTGGAGCAGATCAGCTTGACGACAAAGCAAATCCCAACAATGAAAGGACTATTGCCAGCTTCTTCAACTGGTACTATGCATCAACAGGGATTGCGACAGTCCTTGCTTTAGTAGGCATTGTGTATATCCAAGAACAATTAGGCTGGCAAGTGGGATTTGCCGTTCCTGCCATTCTCATGGTCTTTTCTGTTCTAATGTTTGTACTGGGTTCTTCTCTTTATGTCAGAATCAAAAGTGGCAATAGCTTGTTTACTGGCTTCTTTCAAATATTGATGGCTTCTTTCAAAAATAGAAGAATTACTCTATCTCCTACTAATGAAGATATCTGCTACCATCAAAACCCTGATAAGACGTTTCCTGGACCAAGTGAGAACTTGAG GTTTCTGAATAAAGCTTGTGTTATTAGAGATCCTAGTAGAGATTTGAAGCCTGATGGCTCAGCCTCAGATCCATGGAGCCTCTGCACCGTGGAACAAGTAGAATCATTTAAAGTACTTCTCCGGATTGTCCCAATGTGGTTATCGGGCATCATGCTCTTAGTAAGTATAGACCAAAACTTTTCCACCCTTCAAGCAAAAAGCATGAATCGACGTATACTTTTTAATATCGAGTTCCCAGCTGGATCCTTCAGTGTTGTATTGGTTGTGACTATTACAATATGGGTTGCATTCTATGATCGTGTAGTGGTTCCTTTCTTAGCAAAGTATGCAGGAATGCCTAGAGGGATTAGTCCTAAGATCCGTATGGGGATCGGACTAGTACTGTCATTCATAGCCTTGGGACAGGCAGGCATAGTAGAAAATGTACGACGTGGGAGAGCAATCGAGGAAGGGTTGGATGTCAATCCTGGTGGTGTCTTAGACATGTCTGCAATGTGGTTATTTCCACAGTTTATCCTGCTCGGTTTGGCAGAGGCCTTTAATGCTATTGGACAGATTGAGTTCTTCTATAGCCAGCTGCCGAAAAGCATGTCTAGTATCGCTGTTGCTCTTTACACTTTTGGAATGGCTCTGGCTAGCTTATTGAGTGCCTTCCTCATAAAAATTGTCGATAGCGTCACTTCAAGAGGAGGTAACGTAAGCTGGCTTGCGACTAACATTAACCAGGGACATTATGATTACTTCTACTGGCTGATTGCTACTTTGAATTTCCTCAACTTATTCTATTACCTATATTGCTGTTGGAGTTTTGGCTCCTTCGAAAGTAGGAAAAATACCGAAGGCGTCGAGGAAGAAGAAGAGTCGTATCACCGTAGGCACTGA